One Salvia splendens isolate huo1 chromosome 22, SspV2, whole genome shotgun sequence DNA segment encodes these proteins:
- the LOC121786543 gene encoding cytochrome P450 71A6-like, whose translation MVSFSHFLAVLLSASIFLFFLHKWRRSNSPMPRGKLPPSPPTLPLLGNLHQLGSAFHKSIQSLSLRYGPLMLLHFGKVPVLIASSADAAREIMKHQDLIFSNRPQLSIASRLFYNNRDVAFAPYGEYWRQNRSICVLHLLSSKRVQSYRHVREEETSLMVEKIRELGASSKPVNMNALIQSLTNDVISRVAMGKKYGLGSDTREIYAEFGLLLSIVPLWEYIPCLSWTRRFDGLDKRVERVAKEMDKFLESVLQEHRVRERRDGDGGDLDFVDILLDFQRENATRSPIEDDSIKGIVLDMFAAGTDTSFTTLEWAMSELIRNPKTMNTLQNEVREVAGSKEEINEQDLDKMPYLKAVLKENLRMHPPVPVLSPRELIKDTKVLGYDVASGTRVMINVGAILKDPSLWENPEEFRPERFLETSRDFRGLHFEFIPFGAGRRGCPGTTFAVAVIELALAKLVHKFDFTLPNGAKMEELDMSESNAIIVHKKSPLLVVATPHVC comes from the exons ATGGTTTCTTTCTCACATTTCTTGGCTGTGCTACTCTCCGCTtccatcttcctcttcttcctccacaAATGGCGCCGCAGCAACTCCCCGATGCCCCGGGGAAAGCTTCCGCCTTCTCCCCCAACGCTCCCGCTCCTCGGAAACCTCCACCAGCTGGGCTCAGCGTTCCACAAATCCATCCAGTCACTCTCCCTCCGCTACGGCCCCCTCATGCTGCTCCACTTCGGCAAGGTTCCCGTCCTCATCGCCTCCTCGGCTGATGCGGCGAGAGAGATCATGAAACACCAGGACCTGATCTTCTCAAACAGACCCCAGCTCAGCATCGCGAGCCGGCTGTTCTACAACAACCGGGACGTGGCGTTCGCGCCGTATGGAGAGTATTGGCGGCAGAACCGCAGCATATGCGTGCTTCATCTGCTGAGCAGCAAAAGGGTTCAATCCTATCGCCACGTGAGGGAGGAAGAGACTTCCCTCATGGTGGAGAAGATCAGAGAATTGGGTGCTTCTTCAAAGCCCGTGAACATGAACGCCCTCATTCAGTCTCTGACGAATGATGTGATTAGTAGGGTGGCGATGGGGAAGAAGTATGGTTTGGGGAGCGATACCAGGGAGATTTATGCCGAGTTTGGGCTGCTGTTGTCGATTGTACCTTTGTGGGAGTACATTCCATGCTTGAGTTGGACTAGAAGGTTTGATGGTTTGGATAAGAGAGTAGAGAGAGTGGCTAAGGAGATGGATAAGTTTCTGGAATCTGTACTTCAGGAACATAGGGTTAGAGAGAGGAGAGATGGTGATGGTGGTGATCTGGATTTTGTGGACATATTACTGGATTTTCAGAGGGAGAATGCAACCCGCAGccccattgaagatgactctATCAAAGGCATCGTCTTG GATATGTTTGCTGCTGGAACTGATACTTCATTCACAACTCTTGAGTGGGCGATGTCGGAGCTGATACGAAATCCAAAAACTATGAACACCTTGCAAAACGAAGTGAGAGAAGTAGCGGGAAGCAAGGAAGAAATTAATGAGCAAGACTTGGATAAAATGCCTTATCTAAAAGCAGTGTTGAAGGAGAATCTAAGGATGCATCCACCTGTTCCAGTGCTTAGCCCTCGTGAATTAATTAAAGACACCAAAGTATTGGGCTATGACGTTGCATCTGGTACGCGTGTGATGATTAATGTTGGGGCAATTTTAAAGGACCCGTCACTGTGGGAAAATCCTGAGGAATTTCGTCCGGAGAGGTTCCTTGAGACAAGCAGAGACTTCAGAGGTCTGCATTTTGAGTTTATTCCGTTTGGGGCAGGCAGGAGGGGCTGCCCTGGTACTACGTTCGCAGTGGCGGTGATTGAGCTTGCATTAGCCAAGTTGGTACACAAGTTTGACTTCACATTGCCTAATGGAGCAAAAATGGAGGAGTTAGATATGAGTGAATCTAATGCAATCATAGTCCATAAAAAGTCTCCTTTACTTGTTGTAGCTACTCCTCATGTTTGTTAG
- the LOC121786413 gene encoding cytochrome P450 71A6-like encodes MVCLSHFLALLLSASIFLFFLLKWRRSNPPKPRERLPPSPPKLPVIGNLHQLSSAPHRSFQSLSRRYGPLMLLHFGKVPVLIASSAEAAREIMKNQDLIFSNRPQLSIASRLFYNNRDMAFAPYGEHWRQIRSICVLHLLSNKRVQSYRGVREEETSLMVEKIRRLGASSKPVNLSDVIQSLTIDVICRVALGKKYSLESDFKEIFGEFGELVGILPLWEYIPWLRWMRRFDGLDKRVDRAAKKMDRFLEVVIQEHRVRERREGDEGELDFVDLLLDFQRENASRSPIEDDTIKAIVLDMFAAGTDTTYTTLEWAMTELIRNPETMKTLQNEVRVAGNKDEIDEQDLDKMPYLKAVIKESLRLHSPGPLLLPRELTQDTRVLGYEVASGTRVMINVWAISRDPSLWKNPEEFRPERFLEMSIDFRGLHFELTPFGAGRRGCPGITFAMAVDELTLAKLVQKFDFGLPNGAKMKELDVSESSGVIIHKKFPLFVVATSHVF; translated from the exons ATGGTTTGTCTCTCACATTTCTTGGCTTTGCTACTCTCCGCAtccatcttcctcttcttcctcctaaaATGGCGCCGCAGCAACCCTCCGAAGCCCCGAGAAAGGCTGCCACCTTCTCCACCAAAGCTCCCTGTCATCGGAAACCTCCACCAGCTGAGCTCAGCCCCCCACAGATCCTTTCAGTCACTCTCCCGCCGCTACGGCCCTCTCATGCTGCTCCACTTCGGCAAAGTTCCCGTTCTCATCGCCTCCTCGGCTGAGGCGGCACGTGAGATCATGAAAAACCAGGACCTGATCTTCTCAAACAGGCCCCAACTCAGCATTGCGAGCCGGCTGTTCTACAACAACCGAGATATGGCGTTCGCACCGTATGGAGAACACTGGCGGCAGATCCGCAGCATATGCGTGCTTCATCTTCTGAGCAACAAAAGGGTTCAGTCCTACCGCGGCGTGAGGGAGGAAGAAACTTCCCTCATGGTGGAGAAGATCAGAAGGTTGGGTGCTTCTTCAAAGCCCGTGAACTTGAGCGACGTCATTCAGTCTTTGACGATCGATGTGATTTGTAGGGTGGCGCTTGGGAAGAAGTATAGCTTGGAGAGTGATTTCAAGGAGATTTTTGGTGAGTTTGGGGAGCTAGTGGGGattttacctttgtgggagTACATTCCATGGCTGAGATGGATGAGAAGGTTTGATGGTTTGGATAAGAGAGTAGACAGAGCTGCTAAGAAGATGGATAGGTTTTTGGAGGTTGTGATTCAAGAACATAGGGTTAGGGAGAGGAGAGAGGGAGATGAGGGTGAGCTGGATTTTGTGGACCTATTGCTTGATTTTCAGAGAGAGAATGCAAGTCGCAGCCCTATTGAAGATGACACTATCAAAGCTATCGTTTTG GATATGTTTGCTGCGGGAACTGATACTACATATACAACTCTTGAGTGGGCGATGACAGAGCTGATACGAAATCCAGAAACAATGAAAACTTTGCAGAATGAAGTAAGAGTAGCTGGAAATAAGGATGAAATTGATGAGCAAGACTTGGATAAAATGCCTTATCTGAAAGCAGTGATAAAGGAGAGTCTAAGGTTGCATTCGCCGGGACCATTGTTGCTCCCTCGTGAATTAACTCAAGACACAAGAGTATTGGGCTATGAGGTCGCATCTGGTACGCGTGTGATGATTAATGTTTGGGCGATTTCTAGGGACCCGTCATTGTGGAAAAATCCTGAGGAATTTCGTCCAGAGAGATTCCTTGAAATGAGCATAGACTTTAGAGGTCTGCATTTTGAGTTGACTCCGTTTGGGGCAGGCAGGAGGGGTTGCCCTGGTATTACCTTCGCGATGGCGGTGGATGAGCTCACATTAGCCAAGTTGGTACAGAAGTTCGATTTTGGATTGCCTAATGGAGCGAAAATGAAGGAGTTAGATGTGAGTGAATCTAGTGGAGTCATAATCCATAAAAAGTTTCCTTTGTTTGTTGTAGCTACTTCACATGTTTTTTAG